CACACGTTTAAGGCAGAAAGGCAAGAGTTCTTTCCTTGCTGACTGTTGACAGCTGGCAGtcccttttgttttctttttctttttggtcaCTCTTAACTTCTATTTGCTTCTCAAATCGAGAGGCTGAACTGAAGTGGAGAGGCTGTTCTTCCACTGTTGCAACATTTGAATCTCCCCCCCCTCTTTCACCTCCTCCGATTCAATTGCAGCAGCACCGTCAATGGCTGCTCAGGACTATTCTGCTTCAACTCGTTGGACGTTCCAGGCACTCCTTACTTTCCTCTTCaactgtttttgttttcttgtgaGGATCCAGATGTTGTAGGAGCTGTACttatgcttaattttttattcaactcCCATGCTTGGACCGCTTATGTGTATTGgttgacgttttttttttactcgtACTTGTTCTTCTACCTTCTCTAGTTTCatcatctattttatttaacctCTGTTGACTTCTCATCGGTTTCTGTTTAGCATGTCGTGTCATTTCTGCGCtgtagttttcttctttcttctttcttcttcttcttctttttggttgGAGTTGATTCTGGTTTTTCATCAACGTTTTGTGATTTTGCTagttttcattcttcttctgtttttaGGATTTCAAGAGGTTCTATGATTCCACATTTGGGAGAAAGAAGGAGTCGAAGTCTCGGGAAGGTGAGACATCCAATTCGGCTTTGAAAAATGAGACTAGTTTGGGCACAGCGGCAAATGGAACTGCGCACGGGCCTGAATTGGCCATCTACGAGCAGTTTCGGTTGCAGGTAATCATTTGAGTTTTCGGTTGTGACAATAGTTGACTGTTTGAGTTTGGTAAACTGCTGATGACTCCTTCAATTTGATCTTGTTGATTGTCTTGAAGCAGAGTAATTCAAGTTCTGCACCTGGAGCTGTGGCCAACCGTAATACGGTGACTATGTATGCTGTTTCTATCAATTTCTGTTAACAATTATATCCTTCTTTTCATTAGGGAAACCGCTGTAGTTCAGTTGGGCCTGGCAGTAgaaatgatagaaaaaaatctTATGGCGCTCAGGGCAGGCTTTGATAACGTAGCTTGACATGTTCTTAGCAATGAAAACTATTGGCATGTTTTTTCGTCaagatgatacaaattttgtCGACGGATTTATGTACAAAATTTTAGGTTTCATTACTCTCTTTAGATTTGATGCTTTTATCTGAAATctggaagaaaaggaaacatcTGCCTGACTGTGTGTCACCATGCTCTCAAGGAAAGATGCTCATTCTTGAGTTGTATTAAATGCTAGTTATGTTAGTGATTTTTCTATCGtagatttgaacttttgatTATCAGTAGAAACTGTAGTTAGCTTagaaatttttgaaaaaactatcaatatgaaaacaaattaaaccagAATTGCATACTTGAATTcaaatgagtttttgttttaaggaTTAGTGATTTCctgtaatttaatttgtgcCTAAtcattcttattatttttatttttcaccaTATCAGACAGAAGCCTTTGCTTCCTCCATTGGAATCTGCAGAAATGCGCAACATAGCTGATTGCTAGGTAACTGACAAATTTCTATACATCGACTGaggttttctttaatgattGAAAACATATGGATTCCTTAGCAAATTCATTatcattttatcaacaattttAGGCATCCTGACTGTCCTACACTGCCTTATTCAGAGATATAATACGTGGAAATCCAGATATTAAGTGGGAAACCATCAAAGGTTTAGAACATGCCAAACACTTGCTTAAGGAAGCAGTGGTCATGCCAATAAAATACCCCAGGTGAGTTTTTCATTAGTGCATTATTTGATAGTAGCTCTGTTGTTATAGACATCTACTCCGTAGCTTTAGGTCGGATGTTCCGATCTCACATTTGTTgtatgaaagaaaaacttactatacttaaaaaacaacttatttatagaaaaaaatcaagttaaattagtattaaagtttcaattcaaaaaatatataaactaaataaaccatgttagtttgaatttatataatatttaaccaTCCAGAATATATCTGTTAAAAGTACACAAGATTCCAAGCATCCTAGGGTGCCGAGCATCTGAATTACATGCAAACAAAACAGCTCCtagatgaaaattgaaaactacTACCCCctcaatcaaaatttttgaatGCTAATTTTGTCAGGCAACCTGTTTCCatatcttttcaaaagttttccCATGGCCTAACAATGATATAGATTTAACTAACTGTTGTCAGGATAATAAGAAATTaggtttttctatttacttCTCTATTGATGgttaatataaatttcttggTTGACTTGTGACATTcaaccaaaaatatatatgccTTTGTATGAAATTCCCCTCCTGTTGTGCGTTTTCGTGAGCCTTATATAATGCACATATCTCCTTTATAGTTATTTTCGGGGTCTCCTATCTCCATGGAAAGGCATCCTCCTCTTTGGCCCTCCTGGAACGGGAAAGGTATGTAGGTTTGAGCTGCAATATTCTGTTTTAAAAGCTAAGCCTTAATGGcctctcaaaaaaaaaaaaaaaaaaaactgccCATAAAGTGATCTTACAAGCTCTTTGAACCAGCTtgtaaattcattttttcaggAATTCTGCCGTAGCATCTTACACAGCCTTCCTCTTAATACCTAGATGATTGAGAATGGCTGTAGTCATAGTACAATTGAGTGTTTTCCAGTCTTTGTCACttaatagatatttcttgCAACAACTAGCACCCGGATATTGGATATTTGAAGTTAACCTATTGGATATTTCTTGTAAAGGCACTCaaaatgattgagaaaattgagAAACTGTATCTCAGCCTTGTCGCTTTttcagattttctttttcaccttttattttgagttttcttatATTGCTAATTTAGCTGTAATGAAGATTTTGTAGTCTATTTTTCCTTATTTAGATAAcctttcatattaatttttcagaCCATGCTTGCAAAAGCTGTTGCAACAGAGTGCAAGacaacatttttcaatatttcagCTTCTTCTGTAGTGAGCAAGTGGCGAGGTATGACACCTATGAAGAgtatttgtttatgttttattctttcccAATTTGTCTAGTCAAACATATGAAAttgtaacaaaaaatttgaaacacttgaattttgaatatttgttttttgaatCAAGTAAACAAAATGCCCTTTTATGTGTTTAAAGTAAACCATCAAAATTCTGTACTCAAGTGGTGGGAAATAAAGATCATTCATTGTAGTGgccaaaacaaattttttaagacTACAGTATACAGGTATAAAATATTGGAAGTCTAATGCTGTAAAACTGAAgtactaatttctttttaagattaCTATTTTAGAAGATTTGATTTACAGTTTCAAATTCtatactttgttattttttgccAAATATGATCTCTGAAAATCAGCACCATTGGTCTGGTTATTTTCTACGTATTCTGCCTACTGTCCATGATCCATTCAATATTGTGTCCGCATTAAACTAGCGTGGATCTCatgtattaaattaaattatctttagttcaatttctttaatagGTGACTCGGAGAAATCTATCAAGGTCTTATTTGAGCTTGCTAGGCATCATGCACCGTCTACTATATTTCTTGATGAAATTGATGCAATAATTAGTCATCGTGGTGAAGGACGCAGTGAACATGAAGCTAGTAGGCGTCTGAAAACAGAGTTGCTCATTCAGGTTCTATCTTTGTTccattaaatattataatgcACAATTCTATATAGTATCCCCCATCGTTATACTTCATCCAAAGAGAGTTCACTTACTTCTATTTGAACCCTTCACATGTTCACAAGTTCTTGCCTATGAACTATAGTTTAGCTGTTTGTTGTTTATTAAAGTAATATTGCTTAAATTATCTCGTATGGCAATTTTGTTGCATTTCACCGTTCCGCTTCCCAATGCCTGTCAAAATTCCAGCCATCCTATTGAAGAAATCTGTGTTTGACCTGACCGATTAAGAAATCACTTTAGAATCTTTTTCATCTAATCGTGCCTatccaaatattaattactgGATTGGATTTCAGATGGATGGGTTGATGCAGACAGATGAACTAGTCTTTGTTTTGGCGGCCACGAATCTTCCTTGGGAACTGGATGCAGCCATGCTTCGTCGTTTAGAAAAGAGAGTATCCTCTTAGTATggtagtttttgttttgatagaATAATTAGATCTATAGCTTATATCTTTACAGTGATCAAACTGATTGCCATTTGCTTCTTGAGTGAGCCCCAAAACAGTCGTCAATTCTGCCCATTGCCAACCATATCACATTTCCCATATTTCCTTTCAACATTCTCTAACTTGGTAAAAGGACTTTGagttgaaggaaaaaaaatcaataacttGAATAAAAGGAGTTTGATTGAGAATCTGCTACAATATTCCAATTTACAATAACTTTcagactttttttcttttacttaaaaCTTCCATCTGCATGATAGCTTGCTGGATGAGTCTCAAGTTTTCAACCacatttgaataataatatccCCAAGTGATTCTCCTTTGACCATGGTAAAAAAGATACTTGTGCCTCTGCCAGAACCAGAAGCTAGAAGAGCTATGTTTGAAGAACTTCTTCCTCCTCAACCAGGAGATGAGGATCTTCCTTATGATATATTGATGGAAAGAACAGAAGGATATTCAGGTTCTGATATTAGATTAGTATGCAAAGAGGCTGCTATGCAGCCACTACGCCGCCTAATGGCCCAACTCGAAGAACAGCAAAATGAGCTGCCTGAAGATCAACAGGGAGTAGTGCCTGAAGAAGGTATGGAAATTTTTAAacgcattttttttctctttcttccctATATTCGTTTCTAAGTATGGATCCATTCTCTCTAAAAAATTCCCTTCTATAGACTTCTATAGTAGTAACCTTGATATTCTCCTTGAATCTATGGCGAAGCCTTTCAAGTCTTTTCCTCCTCTAACATTGGAGGATTAGATCTGCAatctagaaattaaaaatacatttaagcACCATGGTGGCTTGAACAATTGGTGATCAGTCCTCTTCTCTATACCATCCTGCAAACAGATCTGACATTAAATAAATCTTCATGACCGCAGAATTACCCAAAATTGGACCAATCACAGCCTCTGACATACAGACTGCGTTACGAAACACGCGGCCATCAGCTCATTTGGATGCTCCCCGCTATGAAAAGTTCAATGCCGACTACGGAAGTCAATTGCGGCCCTGACTTATCCCTCTCGGCAGCCTTTCTGTAAGTGCCATGGTAGTTTGGCGTGCTGTACTACAAGGAAAAGCATTGAATTGTGTTTCAACATAATAATCTCCAACTTACTAGTACCATAGTAGATTTATAACTGTATCAtctacatttaaaattatatgcTCACTTCAAATTCTCATTCTCATTGATTTGTTCGTTAATCAGAGAAATGAGATCAAATTTGCCCAGGCAATTAAGCTTCAAAGGCTGTGTTTGGTCTTATTAGTAGATGTGGGACTTGTAATggactcttttcttttattgatgttattgtttttcatatctaATTGATGTGAGAGTTTTACCTTTTTGTCAAATCAAAATGCAGAATTGATGTGACAAGTAAACACTATTATGGATAGATATGAGATTTGATAGACAGCTAATATTGATAGACAAAAGCCCTTGTATGAGGAAGAGAAGTAGCATTATCATGAACATGCATGTCTTAgtccaataacaataagaTAGAAAGATGTGGACTTTGATGACAAAACTAAGTTACTTTAAATACAAAGAGGCTTGTCTATTGTCTGTCATCTTCATGATGTTGTGTTGTTGCTGTGACAAATAAGGGAAACTGGGATGTTTCTTGATTTCCAGGTATGAGTGCTTTCATCTCAGGCTGCTGCTTTTGGGTATCATCTCtaatttggaaatatttttagttttgaattaaGCACATGGAAAGGTGAGTTGGAAGTTTCACCAAAATCATATATTGACATGATTTGTGATGTTAAAGTGAAATCAATTGTtaataagttattttagattttttttttaaatgttaggCGGTAAATTTGTATTTAGGGTTTATAACTAAGGTTTAGTCTTAATGATCTGATTAAATCCCTGTAAATTGGCTAGAGACTATATGAAATTTCTATCAACCCTGAACCCTAAAAATAATGCGATTAAATTttggaacatttttaaaaataacaaaattaattaaaatatttgtgatccatatcaaaattttaaattctataaataataaaaactgaTGGACtctatcattgtctatcaataataCTGCGGATAGACACCAATAATACTATCACCAGTATTGATATTCGTGTCTATTAATAT
This DNA window, taken from Cucumis sativus cultivar 9930 chromosome 6, Cucumber_9930_V3, whole genome shotgun sequence, encodes the following:
- the LOC116404731 gene encoding uncharacterized protein LOC116404731 isoform X3, giving the protein MAAQDYSASTRWTFQDFKRFYDSTFGRKKESKSREGETSNSALKNETSLGTAANGTAHGPELAIYEQFRLQQSNSSSAPGAVANRNTVTIQKPLLPPLESAEMRNIADC
- the LOC116404731 gene encoding uncharacterized protein LOC116404731 isoform X4; the encoded protein is MAAQDYSASTRWTFQDFKRFYDSTFGRKKESKSREGETSNSALKNETSLGTAANGTAHGPELAIYEQFRLQSNSSSAPGAVANRNTVTIQKPLLPPLESAEMRNIADC
- the LOC116404731 gene encoding uncharacterized protein LOC116404731 isoform X2 — encoded protein: MAAQDYSASTRWTFQALLTFLFNCFCFLDFKRFYDSTFGRKKESKSREGETSNSALKNETSLGTAANGTAHGPELAIYEQFRLQSNSSSAPGAVANRNTVTIQKPLLPPLESAEMRNIADC
- the LOC116404731 gene encoding uncharacterized protein LOC116404731 isoform X1 encodes the protein MAAQDYSASTRWTFQALLTFLFNCFCFLDFKRFYDSTFGRKKESKSREGETSNSALKNETSLGTAANGTAHGPELAIYEQFRLQQSNSSSAPGAVANRNTVTIQKPLLPPLESAEMRNIADC
- the LOC116404731 gene encoding uncharacterized protein LOC116404731 isoform X5 encodes the protein MSCHFCADFKRFYDSTFGRKKESKSREGETSNSALKNETSLGTAANGTAHGPELAIYEQFRLQQSNSSSAPGAVANRNTVTIQKPLLPPLESAEMRNIADC
- the LOC101214533 gene encoding katanin p60 ATPase-containing subunit A-like 2 gives rise to the protein YTALFRDIIRGNPDIKWETIKGLEHAKHLLKEAVVMPIKYPSYFRGLLSPWKGILLFGPPGTGKTMLAKAVATECKTTFFNISASSVVSKWRGDSEKSIKVLFELARHHAPSTIFLDEIDAIISHRGEGRSEHEASRRLKTELLIQMDGLMQTDELVFVLAATNLPWELDAAMLRRLEKRILVPLPEPEARRAMFEELLPPQPGDEDLPYDILMERTEGYSGSDIRLVCKEAAMQPLRRLMAQLEEQQNELPEDQQGVVPEEELPKIGPITASDIQTALRNTRPSAHLDAPRYEKFNADYGSQLRP